The genomic region CCCTATGGGGAACGAACACAGGAAGAGATACTTCAGCTAAGCATTAAAAACACTGAATATTTAATTCAAAGAGGTTGTAAAATTATAGTGGTAGCTTGCAACACGGCTACTACAAACGCCATAGATTATTTAAGGGAAAACTATGACCATCCTTTTATCGGTATCGAACCGGCTATAAAACCGGCGGCCTTAAATTCTAAAACGGGCGTGGTTGGCGTTTTGGCCACAAGGGGTACGCTTACAAGCAGTCTTTTTACAAAAACCTCTGCGCTATATGCAAAAGACCGTAAGGTAATGGAGCAGTTTGGAGATGGCTTGGTTCCCCTTATTGAAAATGGGAAGATTAATTCTGCTGAAATGAAAGAGCTACTTCATAAATATGTAGATCCCATGGTAAAAGCCGATATTGATTATTTGGTTTTAGGTTGCACTCATTACCCTTACTTGGTACCGCAACTCAAGAAAATACTACCTGAAAGTGTTACCATAATTGACTCTGGATATGCGGTGGCTAAACAAACGAAAGCTGTTTTGGAAAAACTGGATTTGCTAAAACTTAATGATACTCCGCCTAAAAATTTGTTCTATACCAATAAGGATGTAACGCTATTAAAATCTTTAATGAAAGATTATGAAGATATT from Galbibacter sp. BG1 harbors:
- the murI gene encoding glutamate racemase, whose amino-acid sequence is MSTKPIGIFDSGLGGTSIWKEIHSLLPKESTIYLADSKHAPYGERTQEEILQLSIKNTEYLIQRGCKIIVVACNTATTNAIDYLRENYDHPFIGIEPAIKPAALNSKTGVVGVLATRGTLTSSLFTKTSALYAKDRKVMEQFGDGLVPLIENGKINSAEMKELLHKYVDPMVKADIDYLVLGCTHYPYLVPQLKKILPESVTIIDSGYAVAKQTKAVLEKLDLLKLNDTPPKNLFYTNKDVTLLKSLMKDYEDIANFSFLEF